A stretch of DNA from Senegalia massiliensis:
TTTTCAAATATTTGAGCTTTAGTTATTTCTTTTATTCCTTTAGCACCTTTTTTAACTGTACTTGTTTTACCAAGCTCTAATCTTTTATTGTCTTTATACAGAGTTTTAAACTCTAATTCTTCTTCTTCAAATACTTTCTTCTTATCTACTTTTGTAAGAATTATTTTTCCATCTGTATGTTCTGCATTTAAACCTGGTTTTACTTTATCATCTTTGTCTACTTTTATACCAAAGTCCTTTAAGATTTCCTTTATATTGTTTTTATATGTCTTTTTTGTCACTGTTTTAGTTCCAATTTCAACAGTCACTGGTTTAGAGCGTTTTATCACTATCTCCATATCTTTTTCTAATTTATCTTCCAGATCAAAATTAATATAATCTGATTTTCCTATATATATACCTTCTTCTTCGATTACTTCTCCAACTGTTTCGTTAGATGTCTTTATATTCTGAGTCTTATCGTCTATTGTCAATTTTACTTGTGCAAATGAATCTTGATATAGGAAAACAGAAAATAATGCAATTACAAAAACAACACTAATAGCTATAAGCCATTTTTTGCTTTTTAATATATTTTGCATTTTATAACCTCCATTTCTTGATTCTTAAGTAGTATATTAAGTATTTTTCTGTTTGTCAAATTTATTGACATATTTCTTTGTTAAATATACTTCAATGAACCCACTTTTATGTATATAACCTACTTTAATCATATTGAAATATAAATGTTATGTTTCTGTAATAATATGTACATGTATAGATAATATTATTCAAAAAAAACATAAAAAAGAAGAACTTTTTTAAAAAAGTTCTTCTTTTTTATGTTTTTACTTAATATATACGTAATATACTTTTAATACATTGGATACATACCATTATATCCTTCATAATCATCCCAATCTTCCATACAATCTTCCATATCTGGCATCATTGGATATGGGCACATTGGATACATAGGACCACAATTATTATTCATTCTGTCTCCCAATACTTCTTCTATACATTCCATTATGCAATAACATAACTTCATTTTAACCGGATCCATATTCATAGGCATATTTGGCATAGGCCTAGGCATTGGCATTGGTTTTGGCATTGGTCTTGGACAAGGTCTCATCTCCGGATTTGGCATATGTGGAGGTGGACATGGCCTCATAGGTTTATCTTCTATAGGTAATCTATCTGGTTTATATGGCTTTTTAGGCGTTCTAGGATAATCATATTTTTTATCTTTTTCCATTTAACAATCTCTCCTTAATAATAGTATTTATATCTACTATCATTATATGGAGATATATTAGGGGTGTTACTCTATACCAAAAATTTTCTTAGCATTTCTTGTAGTACTATCTTCTATTTCTTCTAATGGTACATTTTTTAAATCTGCTATAGTTTGAGCTACATATTTTACATATTTAGGTTCATTTCTTTTCCCTCTATATGGATGTGGTGTTAAATAAGGAGAATCCGTTTCAATTAATAATCTATCTAAATCTATACCTTTTGCTACTTCTTTTGGTGTTTTTGCATTCTTAAATGTAGTAGGACCTGCTAATGATATATAAAACCCTAAATCTATGAACTGACTACTCATCTCTAAAGAACTTTGATAACAGTGCATTATACCTCGTAACTTTTCATCATTTTCTTCTTTTAAAATATTATATGTGTCTTCATGTGCATCTCTATCATGTATAATTATAGGTAAGTCAAGCTCTTTAGCTAGTCTTATCTGCTCTCTAAACCATTTTTTTTGTAATTCTCTAGGTGAATTATCATAATAATAGTCAAGTCCTATCTCACCTATTGCAACGACTTTTTCTTCTCTTGCAAGTTTTCTCAATTCTTCTATTGTATTTTGGTCCATATCCTTTACATCATGAGGATGTACTCCTACTGCTGCATAAATCATCTTATTGTCTCTTGCTAATTCTACAGCCCTTTTAGATGTATCTAAATCTGCACCTGGATTTACTATAAATTCTATATTATTTTCCTCTAATTCTTTAATTATATTTTCTCTATCTTTATTAAATCTTTTATCATCTAAATGTGCATGACTATCTACTAACATTATTTCATCTCCTTTAACTCTTTTGTACATTTATTACCCATTATTATATTTATCTATACATGCTTTACAAATACATGCTTTTCCCTTTTTGTCTTCTGGCACTTTTTCTATAAGTTCTTTTGGAACTTTAACTTTATTACACCAGCAATCTCCCTCGTGAGCCTTACAATAATTAGGTTGTCCACAAAGTGGACATATTTTATCATTTAATTTATTCAATCTATTCACCCCTAAATTTTTCTTATAACTTTTTTTCGAAACATATTCTCTATTTCTTCTTTATCATAAATATCTATAATAAGTCTTTTTACTTTCAGTTCAGTATCTCTTTTATATTTTATAGTCAATTTATATTTTTCTCCTTTTGTATCTTTAAACTCATAATTTTTAATATGTTTAAATCTTATAAAGTTATTATATTTTATTACACCTTCTTCTCCTATAACAAAAGGCTTTGTATAGTAATTAGCAAAAAATATATAATATACTGAAAGGAATACACCTATATCAATATTTTTTATTATATCTTTGTCTATTATCATATTATATCCTGCATATATTAAATATATTGAAGCTACTCCAAATAATATCCATTTTATAATATTTATAATACCATTTTCTTTTTTATCCTCATATAAAACTTCTCCTACTAATTTCATATTAGCCCTATCTTTTAAT
This window harbors:
- a CDS encoding 3D domain-containing protein — protein: MQNILKSKKWLIAISVVFVIALFSVFLYQDSFAQVKLTIDDKTQNIKTSNETVGEVIEEEGIYIGKSDYINFDLEDKLEKDMEIVIKRSKPVTVEIGTKTVTKKTYKNNIKEILKDFGIKVDKDDKVKPGLNAEHTDGKIILTKVDKKKVFEEEELEFKTLYKDNKRLELGKTSTVKKGAKGIKEITKAQIFENGKLVKEDIISEEVVKEPVNQIIEKGKKPLTVASRGSSSDRKKVSKPSSNSSSSSSNSSSSSNSSSSNKFNAKRTIVMSSTAYSIKGTTASGVPSGPGKVAVDPNVIPLGTRLYIESLDGWSDYGYAIAADTGSAIKGNKVDLFYSNRSTALKYGRRKIKVHILN
- a CDS encoding TatD family hydrolase, with product MYKRVKGDEIMLVDSHAHLDDKRFNKDRENIIKELEENNIEFIVNPGADLDTSKRAVELARDNKMIYAAVGVHPHDVKDMDQNTIEELRKLAREEKVVAIGEIGLDYYYDNSPRELQKKWFREQIRLAKELDLPIIIHDRDAHEDTYNILKEENDEKLRGIMHCYQSSLEMSSQFIDLGFYISLAGPTTFKNAKTPKEVAKGIDLDRLLIETDSPYLTPHPYRGKRNEPKYVKYVAQTIADLKNVPLEEIEDSTTRNAKKIFGIE
- a CDS encoding cysteine-rich CWC family protein; translation: MNKLNDKICPLCGQPNYCKAHEGDCWCNKVKVPKELIEKVPEDKKGKACICKACIDKYNNG
- a CDS encoding DUF5673 domain-containing protein: MDSTYFVLTFLVLVFAVVSLLKDRANMKLVGEVLYEDKKENGIINIIKWILFGVASIYLIYAGYNMIIDKDIIKNIDIGVFLSVYYIFFANYYTKPFVIGEEGVIKYNNFIRFKHIKNYEFKDTKGEKYKLTIKYKRDTELKVKRLIIDIYDKEEIENMFRKKVIRKI